One genomic region from Argentina anserina chromosome 2, drPotAnse1.1, whole genome shotgun sequence encodes:
- the LOC126782238 gene encoding probable galacturonosyltransferase-like 4: MASSPTTRHRLAGLLSSPFLLFVLFHYHVAATEGIRLAGIIRKPSPDVTNIFREAPAFRNGDSCRGEERIHIAMTLDSNYLRGTMAAVLSILQHSTCPEMVEFHFLSARFEPDVLSNIKATFPYLKFNVYRFDSSRVRGKISKSIRQALDQPLNYARIYLADIIPLDVKRVLYLDSDLVVVDDVAKLWKVDLQGKVLAAPEYCHANFTPYFTNVFWSDQKLSKTFEGRKPCYFNTGVMVVDVDRWRQGGYTKKMEEWMTVQKQKRIYHLGSLPPFLLVLAGDITAVDHRWNQHGLGGDNLEGKCRSLHPGPISLLHWSGKGKPWLRLDSRKPCTVDHLWAPYDLYRSSAHYFEE; encoded by the coding sequence ATGGCCTCTTCCCCGACAACCCGCCACCGTCTGGCCGGCCTCCTGTCTTCCCCCTTCCTCCTCTTCGTCCTCTTCCACTACCACGTCGCCGCCACAGAAGGCATCCGCCTTGCTGGCATCATCCGAAAGCCTTCTCCGGATGTTACCAACATTTTCCGAGAGGCCCCGGCCTTTCGGAATGGGGACTCCTGCCGCGGCGAGGAGAGGATCCACATTGCCATGACGTTGGACTCTAACTATTTGCGCGGCACAATGGCCGCAGTGCTTTCCATCCTCCAGCACTCCACGTGCCCGGAGATGGTCGAGTTCCACTTCTTGTCGGCAAGGTTCGAGCCCGACGTACTCTCCAACATCAAAGCCACCTTCCCCTACCTCAAATTCAACGTCTACCGATTTGATTCCAGCAGGGTACGTGGCAAGATATCAAAGTCCATACGCCAAGCCCTAGACCAGCCATTGAACTACGCGAGAATATACCTTGCTGATATCATCCCATTGGACGTGAAGAGGGTTTTGTACCTCGACTCAGACCTCGTGGTGGTCGATGATGTGGCCAAACTATGGAAGGTCGACTTGCAGGGCAAGGTTCTGGCTGCACCGGAGTATTGTCACGCGAATTTCACACCATACTTTACCAACGTGTTTTGGTCCGATCAGAAGCTTTCGAAAACGTTTGAGGGCCGCAAGCCATGCTATTTCAATACAGGGGTGATGGTGGTCGATGTGGACAGGTGGAGACAAGGTGGCTACACTAAGAAAATGGAGGAGTGGATGACGGTGCAGAAGCAGAAGAGGATTTACCACCTAGGGTCATTGCCGCCgtttttgttggttttggCGGGAGATATTACGGCTGTGGATCACAGGTGGAACCAACACGGGCTCGGCGGCGACAATCTCGAAGGAAAGTGTAGGAGCTTGCATCCTGGTCCTATCAGCTTGCTTCATTGGAGTGGGAAAGGAAAACCATGGTTGAGGTTAGATTCGAGAAAGCCTTGCACCGTCGATCATCTTTGGGCACCTTACGATCTCTATCGGTCTTCAGCTCATTATTTCGAAGAATGA
- the LOC126782240 gene encoding exosome complex component RRP4 homolog: MRGLQLSLNQTQKLRLQRALEKLESLSSKPNSNASVIVADSIPVNHEDGLLKGHGTSEVNGEVVATVCGVVERVNKLVYVRSLRARYKPEVGDILVGRVIEVAPKRWRVEINFSHDAVLMLSSMNLPNGIQRRRTALDELNMRTIFEENDVICAEVRGFQYDGLHLQARSQKYGKLGRGQMLTVPPYLVKRRKQHFHNVEKYGIDLILGCNGFIWVGEHVEVTDDMVVDQVNNSEQQSAKSDKEILSLEEQERNYTTQETRENICRIANAIRILSTLGFSITVEVIMDTVELSISLKQQVPIYEMLGAEFCVLVAEKEAARRSVNKKK; this comes from the exons ATGAGAGGGTTGCAGCTCTCCTTGAACCAAACCCAGAAGCTTCGTCTTCAGAGAGCTCTCGAAAAGCTCGAATCTCTCTCCTCAAAACCCAATTCCAATGCTTCTGTTATCGTCGCCGACTCCATCCCCGTCAACCACGAAGATGGACTTCTCAA GGGGCACGGGACGTCTGAAGTTAACGGTGAGGTTGTTGCGACGGTCTGCGGCGTCGTCGAGAGGGTGAATAAGCTGGTTTATGTGCGGTCATTGAGAGCTAG GTATAAACCAGAGGTTGGAGATATTCTTGTAGGGCGTGTTATTGAG GTTGCTCCGAAACGTTGGAGAGTAGAGATAAACTTTAGCCACGATGCTGTGCTGATGCTTTCTTCGATGAACTTACCCAATGGCATCCAG AGGCGTCGAACTGCTTTGGATGAATTGAACATGCGCACTATTTTTGAAGAGAACGATGTCATTTGT GCTGAAGTTCGCGGTTTTCAGTATGACGGTTTACATCTCCAAGCAAGAAGTCAGAAGTATGGAAAG CTTGGAAGGGGTCAAATGCTCACAGTCCCTCCTTATCTAGTGAAAAGACGCAAACAACACTTTCATAATGTGGAGAAGTATGGAATTGACCTTATCCTTGGCTGCAATGGGTTCATTTGGGTTGGTGAGCATGTAGAAGTTAcagatgatatggtagttgaTCAAGTGAACAATTCTGAACAACAAAGTGCAAAATCTGATAAAGAAATTCTAAGCCTTGAAGAGCAAGAAAGAAATTACACTACCCAGGAGACAAGGGAGAACATCTGCAGGATTGCAAATGCTATTCGCATATTGTCTACTTTAGGCTTTAGTATTACAGTTGAAGTGATTATGGACACAGTCGAGTTGAGCATTTCTCTGAAGCAACAGGTCCCCATATATGAAATGCTTGGTGCAGAGTTCTGTGTTCTTGTCGCAGAAAAGGAGGCTGCAAGGAGAAGCGTgaataaaaagaaatga